A single genomic interval of Asinibacterium sp. OR53 harbors:
- a CDS encoding beta-xylosidase yields the protein MNQQGVIRKSIVSLLLLGWSMGLMAQSAVQIKVDAAKEKGPMTPIWAWFGYDEPNYTYMRDGRKLLSEIAALSPVPVHVRVHNLMTSGDGSAALKWGSTNMYTEDKNGNPVYYWNIVDSIFDTFIQRKMKPLAQIGFMPEALSSHPQPYQHHWKPGDKYGDIHTGWSYPPNDYNKWAALIYQWVKHCVERYGKAEVESWYWELWNEPNAPYLQAQDRLKTYCKMYDYASYAVKRALPSAKVGGPHTTGGGEAFMRGFIIHCLKETNAATGKVGAPIDFLAFHAKGSPRIVNDRVRMGMYSQLRNIRDHLSVIASFPETKHLPVIVGESDPEGCAACGMKTDPQNAYRNGTMYSSYTAASVARIYDINAHFGTNLIGAVNWSFEFENQPWFYGFRDLATNGVDKPVLNVFRMLGMMLGNRVEVSGNFSYDYQSIIDSSVHGKQTDINAIAAKSKNSLTVMLWNYHDDDIQDNGSPVMLSLQHIPVKKAKLYHYRIDSDHSNAYEVWKKMGSPQQPTEQQYKELEKTGQLALLSAPKAVTIKNGTLTVDMQLPRQAVSLVRLVF from the coding sequence ATGAATCAACAGGGTGTCATTCGAAAAAGCATAGTTTCTCTATTGTTGCTTGGTTGGAGTATGGGCCTGATGGCCCAGTCTGCCGTGCAGATCAAGGTAGATGCCGCAAAAGAAAAAGGTCCTATGACGCCCATCTGGGCTTGGTTCGGATACGACGAGCCCAACTACACTTATATGAGAGATGGCCGGAAACTGCTTTCGGAAATTGCTGCTTTGAGTCCGGTACCCGTTCATGTTCGCGTGCATAACCTCATGACTTCAGGAGATGGCAGCGCCGCGCTGAAATGGGGCTCTACCAATATGTATACCGAAGACAAAAATGGTAACCCGGTGTATTACTGGAATATTGTTGACTCGATATTCGATACGTTCATACAAAGGAAAATGAAGCCATTGGCGCAGATAGGTTTTATGCCTGAGGCGTTGTCGAGCCACCCGCAGCCATACCAGCACCATTGGAAACCCGGCGATAAGTATGGTGATATCCACACAGGATGGTCGTACCCGCCGAATGATTACAATAAATGGGCAGCGTTGATTTACCAGTGGGTGAAACATTGTGTTGAACGATATGGTAAGGCCGAAGTAGAAAGCTGGTACTGGGAGTTGTGGAACGAACCGAACGCTCCTTACCTGCAGGCGCAGGACAGGTTGAAGACTTATTGCAAGATGTACGATTACGCTTCATACGCTGTTAAACGCGCGCTGCCATCGGCCAAAGTGGGCGGACCACATACTACAGGAGGAGGTGAAGCATTCATGCGCGGCTTTATTATTCACTGTCTGAAAGAGACCAATGCAGCTACCGGCAAAGTGGGTGCACCCATTGATTTCCTGGCTTTTCATGCAAAAGGTTCGCCACGGATTGTCAACGACCGGGTACGTATGGGCATGTACAGCCAGTTGAGAAATATCCGGGATCATTTGAGTGTGATCGCTTCTTTCCCGGAAACCAAACATTTACCGGTAATTGTTGGCGAGTCGGATCCCGAAGGCTGTGCAGCCTGTGGTATGAAAACCGATCCACAGAATGCTTATCGCAATGGAACCATGTACTCGAGTTATACGGCTGCGTCTGTTGCGCGTATTTATGATATCAATGCGCATTTTGGAACCAACCTGATCGGTGCAGTGAACTGGTCCTTTGAATTTGAGAACCAGCCTTGGTTTTACGGGTTTCGCGACCTGGCCACCAACGGGGTGGACAAGCCTGTGCTGAATGTTTTCCGCATGCTGGGTATGATGTTGGGCAATCGTGTGGAAGTTTCAGGAAACTTTTCTTATGATTATCAGTCGATCATTGATTCAAGTGTGCACGGAAAGCAAACAGATATCAATGCGATTGCTGCAAAAAGCAAAAATTCATTGACCGTGATGCTGTGGAATTATCACGACGATGATATACAGGACAACGGCTCACCGGTAATGCTTTCTTTACAGCATATACCGGTAAAAAAAGCCAAATTGTATCATTACCGGATCGATAGCGATCACAGCAATGCGTACGAAGTATGGAAAAAAATGGGTTCGCCACAACAGCCTACAGAACAACAATACAAGGAATTGGAAAAAACAGGACAATTAGCGTTATTGTCAGCCCCGAAAGCAGTTACGATCAAGAATGGAACACTCACTGTTGATATGCAACTTCCCCGGCAGGCCGTATCCCTGGTGAGATTGGTATTTTAA
- a CDS encoding DUF1572 family protein produces MLIQTLQSLFERDLKRLRSEIALYKNEQVIWHTEKGIANSAGNLCLHLVGNLNTYIGAQIGKTNYTRNRELEFSLKNVPRVELLKKIDETIIVVKTTLDQLPEDALQQEYPILVFAEKTSTGYFLIHLATHLSYHLGQINYHRRLLDV; encoded by the coding sequence ATGCTGATACAAACACTTCAATCATTATTCGAGAGAGACCTGAAAAGACTAAGGTCTGAAATAGCGCTTTACAAAAACGAACAGGTAATTTGGCATACCGAAAAGGGTATTGCAAATTCAGCAGGAAATCTATGCCTGCACCTGGTTGGTAATTTGAATACTTATATAGGGGCACAGATAGGCAAAACCAATTACACCAGGAACAGGGAACTGGAGTTTTCTTTGAAGAATGTACCGAGAGTCGAATTGCTAAAGAAGATAGATGAAACCATCATTGTTGTGAAAACGACGCTGGATCAGTTGCCGGAAGATGCATTACAACAAGAATACCCGATCCTGGTTTTTGCCGAAAAAACATCAACAGGATATTTTTTGATACATCTCGCTACACATCTGTCGTATCATCTCGGGCAGATCAATTACCACCGGAGATTATTAGATGTATAG
- the uidA gene encoding beta-glucuronidase, whose translation MKKFYLFILPVIVSFAANAQAFMTANAQDIALYPQQNESRNAMNLSGIWKFKKDTAGVGEKEQWFNGLTHAVSIAVPGSYNEQMEDSRDYLGLVWYEQRAFVPKSWAGQKIFIRVGSASYAAKIWVNGKPVGMHEGGHLPFAFDISNDVSVNAENLIVIQTENELKPTRVPTGNLGSGGMFSNNPKTNYDFFPYAGLERAVWLYSIPQNGIGDITTKTIVNDGSATVSVLIKKYGSVKKAAVKLNGDNTTEQSLLDFSGDEATAVIKVPNPRLWSTDDPYLYQLTVIAGTDVYHLNIGIRSVSVTNKQLLLNGKPVFLKGFGKHEDFPIFGKGLAGPVMVKDYSLLKWVGANSYRTSHYPYDEEYMMMADREGILIIDEIPAVGLIFADGEANVDIRKETCKKQIRELVARDKNHPSVIIWSLANEPFPKNMNFGSGKDAPADAYSLNFFKELYRTAKEADDTRPVTIVGLQGGPSEWLGAMDLMCINRYYGWYTQPGDIKNGVKLFSQELDDLHLKYNKPIIVTEFGADTYAGMHTDQQEMFTEEFQKDFIKAYLECADTKDFVAGMHVWAFADFKTSQGIIRFGGMNYKGVFTRDRKPKLAAYYLRSKWNLTH comes from the coding sequence ATGAAAAAATTTTACCTCTTCATCCTCCCAGTGATCGTATCATTTGCTGCAAACGCACAAGCATTCATGACGGCAAATGCCCAGGATATTGCACTGTATCCGCAACAAAATGAGTCAAGAAATGCCATGAACTTATCCGGTATCTGGAAATTCAAAAAAGACACTGCGGGTGTGGGAGAAAAAGAGCAATGGTTCAATGGATTAACCCATGCCGTTTCGATAGCGGTACCCGGAAGCTACAACGAGCAAATGGAGGACAGCCGTGATTACCTGGGCCTGGTATGGTATGAACAGCGGGCATTCGTGCCCAAATCATGGGCAGGTCAAAAAATTTTCATCCGGGTAGGATCTGCCAGCTATGCGGCGAAAATATGGGTGAATGGCAAACCTGTTGGCATGCATGAAGGCGGGCATTTACCATTCGCTTTCGACATCAGCAATGATGTATCTGTCAATGCGGAAAACCTGATTGTCATACAAACAGAAAATGAATTAAAACCAACCCGGGTGCCCACCGGTAATCTCGGGTCGGGCGGCATGTTCAGCAACAACCCGAAAACCAACTATGATTTTTTCCCGTACGCAGGTTTGGAAAGGGCTGTATGGCTTTACAGTATTCCGCAAAACGGTATTGGCGATATAACAACAAAAACAATTGTCAACGATGGCAGTGCAACCGTATCGGTGCTGATCAAAAAATATGGTTCGGTAAAAAAGGCTGCTGTAAAACTGAATGGAGACAATACAACCGAACAAAGTCTGCTCGATTTTTCGGGCGATGAAGCAACCGCTGTCATCAAAGTGCCCAACCCCCGCCTTTGGAGTACGGATGATCCCTATCTGTATCAACTCACGGTGATTGCCGGAACAGATGTTTATCACCTCAACATAGGCATCCGCTCGGTGAGTGTTACCAATAAGCAATTGTTGTTGAATGGCAAACCTGTTTTCCTGAAAGGATTCGGCAAACATGAAGACTTTCCCATTTTTGGAAAAGGGCTGGCGGGTCCCGTTATGGTAAAAGATTATTCGCTGTTGAAGTGGGTTGGGGCCAACTCTTACCGGACTTCGCATTATCCTTATGACGAAGAGTATATGATGATGGCAGACCGGGAAGGGATACTGATCATTGATGAAATACCTGCGGTTGGTTTGATTTTTGCCGATGGGGAAGCCAATGTTGATATCCGAAAAGAGACCTGCAAAAAACAGATCAGGGAATTGGTGGCGAGGGATAAAAACCATCCATCAGTCATCATATGGAGCCTGGCCAACGAGCCTTTTCCCAAAAACATGAATTTCGGTTCAGGGAAAGACGCCCCTGCCGATGCGTATTCATTGAATTTTTTTAAAGAGCTCTACCGCACAGCAAAAGAAGCTGATGATACCAGACCGGTTACCATTGTTGGTTTGCAGGGCGGACCAAGCGAATGGCTGGGTGCGATGGACCTGATGTGCATCAACCGGTATTATGGCTGGTACACACAGCCGGGCGATATCAAAAACGGCGTTAAACTCTTCAGCCAGGAACTGGACGACTTGCATCTTAAATACAACAAACCAATTATCGTTACAGAGTTCGGAGCGGATACCTATGCCGGAATGCATACCGATCAGCAGGAAATGTTTACGGAGGAGTTTCAAAAAGACTTCATTAAAGCCTACCTCGAATGTGCCGATACAAAGGATTTTGTTGCGGGCATGCATGTTTGGGCATTTGCCGATTTTAAAACCTCACAGGGCATTATCCGGTTTGGCGGCATGAACTATAAAGGGGTTTTTACAAGAGACAGAAAACCCAAGCTGGCAGCTTATTATCTGCGAAGCAAGTGGAACCTGACCCACTGA
- the cysI gene encoding assimilatory sulfite reductase (NADPH) hemoprotein subunit translates to MSKQEKLSAIEHIKTASHGLRGTLKESLQDEITGAIREQDQALVKFHGMYLQDDRDLREERAAKKLDKLYSFMVRLRIPGGLLTPEQWITAHHVAGEYTTGVIKITTRQTIQLHGILKNHVKPTHQNFSKVKLDSIAACGDVNRNVACTSHPAESPLHKSIHAYADRISRLLLPKTRAFYEVWLDEEKIAENTETDPLYQDRYLPRKFKIGICIPPNNDVDVLANDLGLIAIIEDGKLKGFNIAVGGGLSTTHGNADTYARLATVIGFTDTEEKTLKAVYETLTIQRDYGNRSDRKLARMKYTLDNMGVEAFRKELEKRCGFPIEDPKPYEFTQRKDRYGWFKDYEGNWHYTLFIENGRVTDSEQVPLKTALLEIAQTGKANFRFTSNQNLILSDIKESDKKHIEDLLNQFGIIQATDAASALRKNAISCVALPTCPLALAEAQRYLPKLIDQIEPLLQQYGLSDDDIVLRMTGCPNGCARPYAAEIGLIGTAPGLYNLHIGGDRYGQRLNKKYKENLNEKAILQELDHLFSDYKAGKTADEHFGDYVFRKQLAN, encoded by the coding sequence ATGAGCAAGCAGGAAAAATTATCAGCCATTGAACACATCAAAACAGCCAGTCATGGTTTGCGCGGCACACTGAAAGAAAGTTTGCAGGATGAGATCACAGGCGCTATACGCGAACAGGATCAGGCATTGGTGAAGTTCCACGGCATGTACTTGCAGGATGACCGCGATTTGCGCGAAGAGCGGGCCGCTAAGAAACTGGATAAATTGTATTCCTTCATGGTCAGGCTGCGCATTCCCGGCGGCCTCTTAACGCCTGAACAATGGATCACTGCACACCATGTAGCAGGAGAATATACTACCGGTGTGATCAAGATCACTACCCGCCAAACCATTCAACTGCATGGTATCCTCAAAAACCATGTGAAGCCCACGCATCAAAACTTCAGCAAAGTAAAGCTCGACTCCATTGCCGCCTGCGGCGATGTGAATAGGAATGTGGCCTGTACGAGTCACCCCGCCGAATCGCCATTGCATAAAAGTATTCATGCGTATGCCGACAGGATCAGCCGGCTCTTACTGCCCAAAACAAGGGCTTTTTACGAAGTATGGCTCGACGAAGAAAAGATTGCCGAAAATACTGAGACCGATCCTTTATACCAGGATCGCTACCTGCCCCGGAAATTCAAAATAGGCATTTGCATTCCGCCCAACAACGATGTGGATGTACTGGCCAATGATCTGGGATTGATTGCTATTATTGAAGATGGCAAGCTGAAAGGATTCAATATTGCCGTAGGTGGCGGTTTATCTACCACGCACGGCAACGCCGATACCTATGCGCGGCTGGCCACTGTTATTGGTTTTACCGACACCGAAGAGAAAACGCTCAAGGCTGTATATGAAACCCTCACCATTCAACGCGATTATGGTAACAGGAGCGACCGGAAACTTGCGCGCATGAAATACACACTCGACAATATGGGTGTGGAAGCTTTCCGCAAAGAACTGGAAAAACGTTGCGGCTTTCCTATCGAAGATCCCAAACCTTACGAGTTTACCCAAAGAAAAGACCGTTATGGTTGGTTCAAAGACTATGAAGGTAACTGGCACTATACTTTATTCATCGAGAATGGAAGGGTTACCGACAGCGAGCAAGTGCCTTTGAAAACTGCATTGCTCGAGATCGCCCAAACCGGTAAAGCCAATTTTCGTTTTACCAGCAACCAGAACCTGATCTTGAGTGATATCAAAGAAAGCGATAAAAAGCACATTGAAGACCTGTTGAATCAATTTGGTATCATCCAGGCTACCGATGCGGCATCTGCCCTGCGTAAGAATGCGATTTCCTGTGTGGCTTTGCCTACCTGTCCGCTTGCACTGGCCGAAGCCCAGCGTTACCTGCCCAAACTCATTGACCAGATCGAACCGCTCTTGCAGCAATACGGTTTATCGGATGATGATATCGTATTGCGCATGACCGGCTGTCCCAATGGCTGCGCAAGACCTTATGCCGCAGAGATCGGACTCATTGGAACCGCTCCCGGTCTTTATAACCTGCACATTGGCGGCGACCGCTACGGTCAGCGGTTGAATAAAAAATACAAAGAGAACCTCAATGAAAAAGCCATTCTGCAGGAATTGGATCACCTGTTCAGCGATTATAAAGCCGGTAAAACAGCTGATGAACATTTCGGCGATTATGTGTTTAGAAAACAACTAGCCAATTAA
- a CDS encoding cyclase family protein — translation MNKRVKFDFEIYFTNGGGIKGHDFRLDIAGDDISDKALADYIVDDLGLLMVGETKILNKEIITETHKRKPINEKKGNDLLIDLSHTIENGLVTYKGLPAPIICDYLSREDSRKVYEAGTEFQIGKIEMVANTGTYIDCPFHRFEHGKDLSEVELACFTDLEGIVIRVPYTTSPEITDKHLRNYEIRNRAVLIHTGWDVHWNTEHYYENNPYLTEAAAVYLRDCGVKLVGIDSHNIDNTNGKSRPVHTTLLGAEILIVEHLCNLQLLPEDGFTFSAIPPKFKGVGTFPVRAMAKLTGANK, via the coding sequence ATGAACAAAAGAGTAAAATTCGATTTTGAGATTTATTTCACAAATGGAGGGGGCATCAAAGGCCATGATTTTCGCCTTGATATTGCGGGGGACGATATTTCAGACAAAGCACTGGCCGATTATATAGTTGACGACCTGGGATTGCTGATGGTAGGTGAAACAAAAATTCTGAATAAAGAGATCATAACAGAGACACATAAAAGGAAACCCATCAATGAAAAAAAGGGTAATGATCTATTGATAGACCTGAGCCATACCATCGAAAACGGACTGGTAACCTATAAAGGATTGCCGGCGCCCATTATATGTGATTACCTGAGCAGGGAAGATTCGCGCAAAGTATATGAAGCGGGAACGGAGTTCCAGATCGGCAAAATTGAAATGGTAGCGAACACGGGAACTTATATCGATTGCCCGTTTCACCGCTTTGAACATGGGAAAGACCTGTCAGAAGTGGAATTGGCTTGCTTTACCGATCTCGAAGGCATTGTCATTAGGGTGCCCTATACAACATCACCTGAAATTACGGATAAGCACCTGCGGAATTACGAGATCAGGAACCGCGCGGTTTTAATACATACGGGCTGGGATGTTCATTGGAATACAGAACACTATTACGAGAACAACCCCTACCTTACGGAAGCGGCAGCCGTTTATTTAAGAGATTGCGGTGTGAAGCTGGTAGGGATCGACTCGCATAATATAGACAATACGAACGGGAAATCCCGGCCAGTGCATACAACATTATTGGGAGCAGAAATTTTGATTGTGGAGCACCTGTGCAACCTGCAGTTGTTACCGGAAGATGGGTTTACCTTCAGCGCTATTCCACCCAAATTCAAAGGAGTGGGCACGTTCCCTGTACGGGCAATGGCAAAACTGACCGGAGCCAATAAATAA
- a CDS encoding TonB-dependent receptor, translating into MKSRAILIPIVFTLLALRSYSQGAYTISGKIFDSVHAQQLGGASIRVKGSNQLTVSKEDGSFELKVFQRLPITLLVSYVGYQPQEFLVSDNNASAVSVSLYAQNQYAGQVIVSASRVSESILKSPVTIEKLDLRAIKESPAPSFFDALENLKGVQMTTLSIGYKVPNTRGFAGTTNSRFLQMVDGVDNISPGIGAPVANAVGPTELDIESVELIPGAASAVYGLNAINGISNLKTKNPFQYQGLSVYVKQGVNHIDGKDLSPSLYQEYAIRYAKAINKRLAFKINGSYSQGTDWIANDTTDQYYTAGNKTNASLGIGKASNPAADLINTYGDEYNSNMKTLTLQGKTYDVTRTGYREQDLTDYAVKNSKIDVGLYYKFNSSLQASYAYRIGTVTNNYQRGNRVRLDGEQIQQHALEVKNNDFFIKAYYTQENTGANSFNFRPLAENIDMAFKKSPQWWNDYTSGFNTAFAANGGNIAAAHTAARAFADNGRFVPGTAAFDSVRNKIIHTNNWDTVGAQLLLQSAFWHIEGQYDWSSLIKGIQLLTGGHYRRYIVTPDGNEYINPAVLTDPKRANDDFYYYNFGGFVQATKKVLDDKLKLTGSLRVDKTEYFDPKINPRIALVYSPAEQHNIRASYQNGYRFPTLFEGFAFVNNGGVRRLGGLKVTAGPLNVFENSYLNSSVTAFKNAVNADISNGVSKNTAINNQKGLLVQSTYGYIQPEHLNSFELGYKGVLLDNKLFVDADYYFNLYDNFIGQLDVTQPIRGTIGQTGGSNDSTAAFVYAGGSSVKKYKMWTNSKSKISNQGFDIGLNYNFYRKFNIGANLAYAQLVEVHASDAFTPAFNTPKWMANVSFGNRQLFKNTGFNLVWHWQDAFYWNSPLANGTVPAYNTVDAQVNYRFVKANTTVKIGGTNIFNTYHTQYVGGPAVGGFYYITLVFDANRGK; encoded by the coding sequence ATGAAGTCCAGAGCTATACTTATACCAATTGTTTTTACCCTGCTGGCATTGCGATCGTATTCGCAGGGTGCTTATACCATCTCGGGTAAAATTTTCGATTCGGTTCATGCCCAGCAACTGGGTGGCGCTTCAATCAGGGTAAAAGGCTCCAACCAGTTAACGGTATCTAAAGAAGACGGCAGTTTTGAATTAAAGGTTTTTCAACGCCTGCCGATTACATTGCTGGTTTCTTATGTTGGATATCAACCGCAGGAGTTCCTGGTATCGGATAACAATGCATCGGCCGTATCGGTTTCTTTATATGCGCAGAATCAATATGCAGGTCAGGTGATCGTTTCCGCTTCGCGTGTATCGGAAAGTATCCTTAAATCGCCTGTTACCATTGAAAAGCTCGACCTGCGTGCCATCAAAGAAAGCCCGGCGCCCTCTTTCTTCGATGCGCTGGAGAATCTGAAAGGGGTGCAGATGACCACACTGAGTATTGGTTATAAAGTACCCAATACCCGTGGGTTTGCCGGTACCACCAATTCGCGCTTTCTTCAAATGGTAGATGGTGTAGATAATATTTCTCCCGGTATCGGCGCACCGGTGGCCAATGCGGTGGGTCCTACCGAGCTGGATATCGAAAGTGTTGAATTGATTCCCGGTGCGGCCTCGGCGGTGTACGGTCTGAACGCCATCAATGGTATTTCGAACCTCAAAACCAAGAACCCCTTTCAATACCAGGGCCTGAGTGTGTATGTGAAGCAGGGGGTGAATCATATAGATGGCAAGGATCTGTCGCCCTCCCTCTACCAGGAATATGCTATCCGTTATGCCAAAGCCATCAACAAACGGCTGGCATTTAAGATCAACGGATCTTATTCGCAAGGCACCGATTGGATTGCCAACGATACTACCGATCAGTATTATACGGCTGGTAATAAAACCAATGCATCGCTGGGCATTGGGAAAGCCAGCAATCCGGCTGCCGACCTGATCAACACTTATGGCGATGAATACAACAGCAATATGAAGACCCTTACGTTACAGGGCAAGACCTATGATGTAACCCGCACCGGTTACCGGGAGCAGGACCTTACGGATTATGCTGTAAAGAATTCCAAGATAGATGTGGGGTTGTATTATAAGTTCAATTCATCGCTTCAGGCTTCTTATGCGTACCGCATTGGTACTGTAACCAATAATTACCAGCGCGGCAATCGGGTGCGGCTCGATGGTGAGCAGATCCAGCAGCATGCACTGGAAGTGAAAAACAACGATTTCTTTATTAAAGCCTATTACACACAGGAGAATACCGGCGCCAATTCTTTCAATTTCCGTCCGCTGGCGGAGAACATCGATATGGCTTTTAAAAAATCGCCACAGTGGTGGAATGATTACACCAGCGGCTTTAACACCGCCTTTGCGGCTAATGGCGGCAATATAGCTGCGGCCCATACTGCTGCCCGTGCCTTTGCCGATAACGGCAGATTCGTGCCCGGCACGGCTGCGTTCGACAGCGTGCGTAATAAGATCATTCATACCAATAACTGGGATACCGTTGGTGCACAGTTGTTGCTGCAATCTGCTTTCTGGCATATTGAAGGGCAATACGATTGGAGCAGTTTGATCAAAGGCATTCAACTGCTGACCGGCGGTCATTACCGCAGGTACATTGTTACGCCCGATGGCAACGAATACATCAACCCTGCCGTGCTTACCGATCCTAAAAGAGCCAATGATGATTTCTATTATTACAATTTCGGCGGCTTTGTGCAGGCTACTAAAAAAGTGCTGGACGATAAGCTGAAGCTCACTGGTTCATTACGCGTGGACAAAACCGAATATTTCGATCCGAAGATCAACCCACGTATCGCACTGGTGTATTCTCCTGCCGAGCAGCACAATATCCGTGCTTCTTACCAGAATGGTTATCGCTTTCCCACCCTTTTCGAAGGCTTTGCGTTTGTGAACAATGGCGGTGTGCGCAGGCTGGGTGGATTAAAAGTAACGGCAGGCCCGTTGAATGTATTCGAAAACTCATACCTGAATTCATCCGTAACTGCGTTTAAGAATGCAGTAAATGCCGATATCAGTAATGGTGTGAGCAAGAACACGGCTATCAATAATCAAAAAGGGTTACTGGTGCAGAGTACATACGGTTATATACAGCCGGAGCACCTCAATTCTTTCGAACTGGGTTACAAAGGCGTGCTGCTTGATAACAAACTGTTCGTTGATGCCGACTATTATTTTAACCTGTACGACAATTTTATCGGCCAACTCGATGTTACACAACCCATCAGGGGCACCATCGGCCAAACCGGCGGGTCTAACGATAGTACGGCAGCATTTGTATATGCCGGCGGTAGTTCTGTAAAAAAGTATAAAATGTGGACCAACTCCAAAAGCAAGATCAGCAACCAGGGGTTTGATATTGGTCTGAACTATAACTTTTACAGGAAATTCAATATCGGCGCCAATCTGGCCTATGCCCAGTTGGTTGAAGTGCACGCTTCCGATGCATTTACACCTGCTTTTAATACGCCTAAATGGATGGCCAATGTATCATTCGGCAACAGGCAACTGTTTAAGAATACCGGGTTCAACCTGGTATGGCACTGGCAGGATGCGTTTTACTGGAACAGTCCGTTAGCCAACGGCACCGTTCCGGCCTACAATACCGTTGATGCCCAGGTGAATTACCGTTTTGTGAAAGCGAATACCACAGTTAAGATAGGTGGTACCAATATCTTCAACACGTATCACACGCAGTATGTGGGCGGCCCAGCTGTTGGGGGATTTTATTATATAACCCTTGTATTTGATGCGAATAGAGGGAAATAG
- a CDS encoding PhzF family phenazine biosynthesis protein: MKTYFVDAFTNEPFKGNPAGVCFLDQDIGKEKMQIIAKEIGFSETAFIKKNAENDTYDIRFFSPKKEIALCGHATLSSAKVLFETTHESALTFITGEKLELNIRKENDHIVMAFPVYEMTTSTAPASMLHALGLDEVTNTSYSPKNKIMVLEISDSDRLASLKPDFNALIASYENINGVLVTAPSKDTDYDFHYRYFWPWAGTNEDPVTGGVQTFLTKYWANKLNKTKLKAFQSSERTGFMTTELKDDKVLLFGNAVIMLEGQLKNWNG; this comes from the coding sequence ATGAAAACATATTTTGTAGACGCCTTTACAAATGAACCCTTTAAGGGAAATCCCGCCGGTGTTTGCTTTCTGGACCAGGATATCGGCAAAGAAAAAATGCAAATCATTGCAAAAGAGATCGGCTTTTCCGAAACAGCATTCATAAAAAAGAATGCAGAAAACGATACTTATGACATCCGGTTTTTTTCTCCCAAAAAAGAAATAGCCCTATGCGGGCATGCTACACTTTCTTCAGCAAAAGTATTGTTCGAAACCACGCATGAATCTGCCCTCACATTCATAACAGGAGAAAAGCTGGAACTCAATATTCGGAAGGAAAACGACCATATTGTCATGGCATTCCCTGTATATGAGATGACCACATCAACAGCGCCGGCTTCCATGTTGCATGCATTGGGTCTGGATGAAGTAACAAATACATCGTACAGCCCTAAAAACAAAATAATGGTCCTGGAGATAAGCGACTCCGATCGATTGGCGTCGCTGAAACCGGATTTCAACGCGTTGATCGCATCATACGAGAACATCAATGGGGTATTGGTAACAGCCCCGTCAAAGGATACAGATTATGATTTTCACTATCGCTATTTTTGGCCATGGGCAGGAACCAATGAAGATCCCGTAACAGGAGGCGTACAAACTTTCCTGACGAAATATTGGGCCAACAAACTCAATAAAACAAAACTGAAGGCTTTTCAGTCTTCCGAGCGAACAGGTTTCATGACGACTGAACTGAAAGACGATAAAGTTCTTTTATTTGGTAATGCAGTGATCATGCTGGAAGGACAACTTAAAAACTGGAATGGATAG
- a CDS encoding CHRD domain-containing protein, which produces MQSIFILRRLGLFCVVFSGILFSSCSKNNDYTAPSTTYNISSSLTAAQEVPATNSTGTGTLTGTYDASTYKLSYTLNWSGLTGAATGMHFHGPAAAGTSAAVEVAITGFPSAASGTVSGTATLTASQNDDLLGGKMYANIHTSANPAGEIRGQVSASK; this is translated from the coding sequence ATGCAATCCATATTCATTCTCAGGCGGCTTGGTCTGTTCTGCGTGGTGTTTAGCGGCATCTTGTTTTCGTCTTGCAGCAAAAACAACGATTATACCGCGCCATCAACCACCTATAATATAAGTTCGTCGCTTACGGCGGCCCAGGAAGTGCCTGCCACCAACAGCACGGGTACCGGTACACTTACCGGCACTTACGATGCAAGTACTTATAAACTCTCTTACACCCTTAACTGGAGTGGTCTCACCGGGGCGGCTACCGGCATGCACTTTCATGGTCCTGCCGCCGCGGGTACAAGCGCCGCCGTGGAAGTAGCTATCACAGGTTTTCCTTCTGCAGCCAGCGGTACTGTGAGCGGAACAGCTACACTTACTGCCAGCCAGAACGATGATCTGTTGGGTGGTAAGATGTATGCGAACATACATACTTCGGCTAATCCTGCCGGTGAGATAAGAGGTCAGGTAAGTGCTTCGAAATAA